One Candidatus Micrarchaeia archaeon genomic window, AGAAGCGGAAAACGCCGGGAAAGACAAGTTCACCCGCTTCGTGCTGGTGGACACCGAGGGCAACGAGTTCGACGTGACCCCCGCGGATTTCCAGAAATGCAGGATATTCAACAACAAGGAACCGGTCTACAAGCTCCTCAAGCGGTTCGTCTCCAACGAGTTCGGCAAGGGCGTGGACACGGCGAAGACTCCGAAACACATCGAGTTCATGCAGCGGCTGGAACTGGTGGACTACTGCGACGCCTCGGAAAAAGGACATTACAAGTGGTACCCCAAGGGTCACTTCATCCAGAAGCTTATTCTCGAATACGCGGCGAAGCTGGCGCACGACTGGGGCGCCATGGAGATGAAGAACCCGCTGGTGATCCGGGGAGACAACAACGTGGTGGGCGAACTCATGGGCGAGTTCCACGAGCGGGATTACAAAGTCGACGGCGGGCGCGGCGTGTGCTACCTGCGCTACGCCTCGGACCCCCTGGGCTTCCCCTTCATGCAGAAGGTGCGCTTCAGCTACAAGCAGTCGCCGCTGAAAGTGTACGAGGAGGCGATCTGCTTCCGCAACGAGCAGGAAGGCGAGGTGAGCGGCCTCAAGCGCGTGCGCAATTTCATGATGACGGACATGCACGCCGCCTGCGCCACCACCGAAGAGGCGAAACAAGAATTCGAGGACCTCTGCTTCCTGTTCCAGAAGCTGATGAACGACATCATCGCGCGCGGCCGCTGGGTGCTGGGCTGGGAAGGCACGGTGGATTTCTACAACGACAATAAAGAGTGGCTCATCAGCATCTGCAAACGCATGAAAGTCCCCTCTTTCTTCAAGCTGATGCCCGAAATGTCTCACTACTACGCTATAAAGAACGAGTACCAGAGCATCACCGAGGACGAGAGCAACATCCAGGTGTCCACCGTGCAGTGGGACGTGAAGGACGGAGAAAGATTCGACATCGGGTTCGTGGATGAAGACGGAAAGAAACACGCTTCCCCGGTGATCCTGCACGCCTCCAGCTTCGGCAGCATAGAACGGACACTGTGCACGATCCTGGAAAACATCGCGATAGACATAAACCAGGGCAAACCGGCCATGTTCCCTGTGTGGATGGCGCCCACCCAGGTGCGCTTGTGCCCGGTCAAGGATGAGTTCATCGAATTCGCCGACGGCCTCTGCAAACAGTTCGACGACGCGGACGTGCGCTGCGACCTGGACGACCGCCCGGACACCGTGAGCAAAAAAATCCGCAACGCGGAGCGCGAGTGGATTCCCTACATATTAGTTGTGGGTGAAAAAGAAAAGGAGTCCGGCGAACTGATGGTGCGCATCCGCGAAACAGGGCAGCAGGAGAAGATGCCCTTCGACACCCTGGTACAGCGCATCCACGGAGAGGCGAAGGGCATGCCCTTCCGCCCGCTCCCCCTGCCCCGCCTCGTCAGCAAACGCCCGATTTTCTTCGGGTAAAGACGTAAAGAAGAGAAGAAATCAACATATTTTCCAAGAATCCTTCAGTTTCGGGCCAATCATTTTATTTTTACCATATA contains:
- a CDS encoding threonine--tRNA ligase; the encoded protein is FCRRKKNTARGGLPAAPDKKRLVMKTLGIHTNYFRFRATEKAMKDAEAITEMEFSLEEDCMVVYIGVEKADEKAPHVVTQKLVADTIRRAETLKVKKVIVYPYVHLTQDPGAPRTALSILKNTKKLLADSGLDVVRAPFGWYKAFEVSAKGHPLSEWSGSFSVEEGEEKAAKEEAENAGKDKFTRFVLVDTEGNEFDVTPADFQKCRIFNNKEPVYKLLKRFVSNEFGKGVDTAKTPKHIEFMQRLELVDYCDASEKGHYKWYPKGHFIQKLILEYAAKLAHDWGAMEMKNPLVIRGDNNVVGELMGEFHERDYKVDGGRGVCYLRYASDPLGFPFMQKVRFSYKQSPLKVYEEAICFRNEQEGEVSGLKRVRNFMMTDMHAACATTEEAKQEFEDLCFLFQKLMNDIIARGRWVLGWEGTVDFYNDNKEWLISICKRMKVPSFFKLMPEMSHYYAIKNEYQSITEDESNIQVSTVQWDVKDGERFDIGFVDEDGKKHASPVILHASSFGSIERTLCTILENIAIDINQGKPAMFPVWMAPTQVRLCPVKDEFIEFADGLCKQFDDADVRCDLDDRPDTVSKKIRNAEREWIPYILVVGEKEKESGELMVRIRETGQQEKMPFDTLVQRIHGEAKGMPFRPLPLPRLVSKRPIFFG